In a genomic window of candidate division KSB1 bacterium:
- a CDS encoding FtsX-like permease family protein, which produces MIRFLIKGLLRDPSRSLFPLLVVTLGVALTVLLHGWLGGVMHDFVDTSARFSTGHVRVVTRAYAEQEDQFPNDLALLGVEKLLEELRQKERELDWVARIRFTALVDVPDEQGETKAQGPAVAIAADLLSQHNELSTLNVPRALVRGDVPPRAGWVLLSEELAQRLGLTPGDRLTLIGSSMHGAMAIGNFRLAGTVRFGVGPMDRGALLMDLSDARQLLDMEDGASEVLGLFRNRVYRNAAARAVAQRFNQEYAKDTGEFSPIMMTLGEQQGLGEYLSYVGVFSRIMVVVFVLAMSLVLWNAGLLGALRRHGEVGVRLAIGEDKGHIYRSMLAESLCIGLVGSVLGTLAGLAVVYVLQVKGIDMGRFFRSSSLMFSNVVRARVTPASFYLGFVPGLFSTMLGTALSGIRIYKRETAQLFKEFES; this is translated from the coding sequence ATGATCCGCTTTCTGATCAAAGGGCTCTTACGGGACCCATCAAGGAGCTTGTTCCCCTTGCTGGTGGTGACCCTCGGTGTGGCGCTGACCGTGCTGCTTCATGGCTGGCTCGGCGGAGTGATGCACGATTTCGTGGATACGTCCGCTCGTTTTTCCACCGGGCATGTGCGGGTGGTTACGCGCGCCTACGCCGAACAGGAGGATCAATTCCCTAACGACTTGGCCCTCCTAGGCGTGGAAAAACTGCTAGAAGAACTGCGGCAGAAGGAACGCGAGCTCGACTGGGTGGCACGAATCCGTTTCACCGCGTTGGTCGATGTGCCCGACGAGCAGGGCGAAACCAAGGCGCAGGGGCCGGCTGTGGCTATCGCTGCAGACCTTCTTTCGCAGCACAACGAACTTTCCACCCTCAACGTTCCAAGGGCGCTCGTGCGAGGGGACGTGCCTCCACGGGCCGGCTGGGTTTTGCTGAGCGAGGAGCTGGCGCAGCGGCTTGGTCTTACTCCCGGCGACCGGCTCACCCTCATCGGTTCTTCCATGCATGGTGCCATGGCGATTGGCAATTTCCGGCTGGCAGGGACGGTCCGTTTCGGGGTGGGTCCTATGGACCGCGGTGCGCTGCTGATGGACCTTTCCGACGCGCGCCAACTCCTTGACATGGAGGACGGGGCAAGTGAGGTTCTCGGTCTATTCCGCAATCGGGTCTATCGCAATGCGGCGGCACGGGCGGTAGCGCAGCGCTTCAATCAGGAGTACGCAAAGGACACCGGAGAGTTTTCTCCGATAATGATGACCCTCGGCGAGCAGCAAGGTTTGGGAGAATACCTGTCCTACGTCGGGGTTTTCTCGCGTATCATGGTGGTGGTCTTTGTGCTGGCCATGTCGCTGGTGCTATGGAACGCTGGGCTCCTGGGTGCGCTTCGGCGCCACGGGGAAGTGGGAGTGCGCCTGGCCATCGGCGAAGACAAAGGGCACATCTACCGCTCAATGTTGGCCGAATCTCTGTGCATAGGCCTCGTTGGCTCGGTTCTGGGCACACTGGCAGGGCTGGCCGTTGTCTACGTGCTGCAGGTGAAGGGCATCGACATGGGCAGGTTCTTCAGGAGCTCTTCACTGATGTTCTCCAACGTGGTGCGGGCGCGGGTTACACCCGCAAGCTTCTACCTCGGATTTGTTCCTGGACTGTTTTCCACCATGTTGGGGACTGCCCTTTCCGGCATTCGCATCTACAAACGCGAGACCGCCCAGCTCTTCAAGGAGTTTGAATCATGA
- a CDS encoding outer membrane lipoprotein-sorting protein: MSAVKNGMLSICNSVLLFLSAPFLVTFAQTPSGDWILARLDENLSSTSRVLVSKMVIRGRREVRTIEAKSWIQGTEKSFTEYLAPPREKGTKMLKIGDRLWMYSPSTDRTIQIAGHMLRQSVMGSDLSYEDMLEDPKLSHLYRAEVTGSEVVDGRDCWVVALVATSEKVAYHSRKMWVDKERMVPLRAELFARGGKLLKRMELRDVRRLQGRWFPMRIWFKDVLKAGEGTEFIVESIEFDLHIPDYLFTKASLTK, encoded by the coding sequence ATGAGTGCCGTAAAGAATGGGATGCTGAGCATTTGCAACTCCGTTCTGCTTTTTTTGTCAGCGCCGTTTCTTGTAACCTTTGCCCAGACCCCGTCCGGCGACTGGATACTGGCGAGACTTGACGAGAATCTCAGCTCCACAAGCCGGGTGTTGGTGTCGAAGATGGTCATTCGGGGCAGGAGAGAGGTGCGGACTATCGAGGCAAAGTCATGGATTCAGGGCACGGAAAAGTCGTTCACCGAGTACCTGGCTCCGCCTCGGGAGAAGGGCACGAAAATGCTGAAAATTGGGGATAGGTTGTGGATGTACTCCCCGTCCACGGACCGCACCATTCAGATCGCTGGGCACATGTTGCGCCAGTCGGTGATGGGCTCGGACCTGTCGTACGAGGACATGTTGGAGGACCCCAAGTTGAGTCATCTGTATCGCGCTGAGGTTACCGGCAGCGAGGTGGTCGATGGGCGTGACTGCTGGGTCGTGGCCCTTGTTGCTACGTCGGAAAAAGTGGCCTACCATTCGCGGAAGATGTGGGTGGACAAGGAGCGGATGGTCCCTCTGCGGGCGGAACTCTTCGCCCGGGGCGGCAAGCTCCTTAAGCGCATGGAGCTCAGGGATGTGCGCCGCCTGCAGGGACGATGGTTCCCGATGCGCATTTGGTTCAAGGATGTGCTCAAGGCAGGCGAAGGAACAGAGTTCATTGTCGAATCGATTGAGTTTGACCTGCACATTCCTGATTACCTCTTTACGAAGGCCTCGCTGACGAAGTAA
- a CDS encoding ABC transporter ATP-binding protein has protein sequence MDDTKLITIEGLVKRFPMGKGYFSALRGVDLTFERGEFAGVVGPSGSGKTTLLNIIGSLDAPSEGRVIVLGHSIGELNHRQAAQLRNRHLGFIFQTFNLLPVYTAYENVEFPLLLLKVPARERRKAVWEALEWVGLADKAQSRPAQLSGGECQRVAIARAMVKKPEIVLADEPTANLDAENSHHILRTMVELNRQFRTTFLFATHDEKVIQYLRRKIRLVDGRVESDERCEPTQGGSGQ, from the coding sequence ATGGATGATACAAAGCTCATCACCATCGAGGGTCTGGTGAAACGCTTCCCTATGGGTAAAGGCTACTTCTCGGCCCTGCGAGGCGTCGACTTGACCTTCGAGCGGGGGGAGTTCGCGGGCGTAGTAGGGCCAAGCGGTTCGGGCAAGACCACTCTGCTAAACATCATCGGCTCTCTGGACGCCCCTTCGGAGGGGCGGGTTATTGTCTTAGGTCATTCGATCGGCGAGCTGAACCACAGGCAGGCCGCCCAGTTGCGGAACCGACATCTTGGGTTCATTTTCCAGACGTTCAATCTACTGCCGGTGTACACCGCGTACGAGAATGTGGAGTTTCCCCTTTTGCTTTTGAAAGTGCCAGCGCGGGAGCGACGCAAGGCAGTCTGGGAGGCTTTGGAATGGGTGGGACTGGCCGACAAGGCACAATCTCGTCCTGCGCAGCTTTCAGGTGGAGAGTGCCAACGGGTGGCAATTGCCCGCGCCATGGTCAAGAAACCGGAAATCGTCCTGGCTGATGAGCCCACAGCCAACCTGGACGCAGAGAATTCGCACCACATCTTGCGGACCATGGTCGAGCTCAATCGTCAGTTTCGGACAACTTTTCTTTTTGCCACGCACGATGAGAAGGTCATCCAATATTTGCGGCGAAAGATCAGGCTGGTGGATGGGCGCGTCGAAAGTGATGAGCGGTGTGAGCCCACACAGGGAGGCAGCGGGCAATGA
- a CDS encoding T9SS type A sorting domain-containing protein produces MTRLLTLKVTMLVGVLAAVVSAQQIGGPYTPDEHTMLLLHFDGDLKNAAQFSADGEFHGAMTNFFFLPNPIPGLNKCLRIDNDSRTDSAYVTVADTQYLDLTGNWTIEGWINIFTFGEGSDDWRWVPRLVIKTGDEVFWRPNYFVEMWGSTRFFSCGYHTASQDAWPQANSPDNTMVPGQWYHMAFIRDTTKHVLLTIIHDAQRNLRTFAVADYLSFGAADPTPITTNQPLHIGYAGGGGDSFLDGFVDEIRISNVVREYPVPPIVSSVTVMPNQTADVTSYPIGANAYTLMASVIQSVTLYYAVGSGPWTPVPMTHVAGDSFAAAIPQQPLGSIVKYYVEAVDNQGLSFAYPRDAGWGAMPYYTFGIYSPNTTILDLGFEEGAGVPVDASPYHNPVTVVGAPTYSTDAAAGNYSLFLEGDSSYLEVDSPFLSSTEFCVDLWFKADTIENYCRIINRPATAQTWSDNNYQIRFDDNRHVQGIVDGTITLTTTAQVEPGKWYHVVFEVQDAPPGFPAVCIGSLLLEDAAGNKLYGRFLPSNTPVRLRNAPLRIGKAAGGTYPPFFQGRLDNIKIYNYPAARLYNRFTGVEPSVAEVPARYELAQNYPNPFNPTTEIRFAVPCRSKVTLAVYNLLGARVKTLVNKEVVPGRHVVTWDGKDEMGRDVASGVYIYRLEADGFTATRKMLLVR; encoded by the coding sequence ATGACAAGATTGCTCACGCTCAAGGTGACAATGCTTGTTGGGGTGTTGGCGGCGGTCGTCAGCGCGCAACAGATCGGCGGGCCCTACACGCCCGACGAACACACAATGTTGCTGCTCCACTTTGACGGGGACCTCAAGAACGCCGCGCAGTTTTCTGCAGACGGCGAGTTTCACGGGGCAATGACCAATTTCTTCTTCCTGCCCAACCCGATTCCTGGACTAAACAAATGTCTGCGCATCGACAATGACTCACGCACCGACTCGGCCTATGTGACCGTTGCCGATACGCAGTACTTGGACCTCACGGGCAACTGGACCATCGAAGGGTGGATCAACATCTTTACCTTTGGTGAAGGCTCGGATGACTGGCGCTGGGTACCGCGCTTGGTCATCAAGACGGGCGATGAGGTCTTTTGGCGGCCCAACTACTTCGTGGAGATGTGGGGCTCCACGCGGTTTTTCAGCTGTGGCTATCATACGGCCTCTCAGGACGCATGGCCGCAGGCCAACTCCCCAGACAACACCATGGTGCCAGGCCAGTGGTACCACATGGCGTTCATCCGCGACACAACCAAACATGTGCTGCTGACCATCATTCATGACGCGCAGCGGAACCTTCGCACCTTCGCCGTGGCCGACTACCTGAGTTTTGGCGCAGCAGACCCAACGCCGATTACGACCAATCAACCCTTGCACATCGGCTACGCAGGCGGTGGCGGAGATTCCTTCCTGGATGGCTTTGTGGACGAAATCCGCATCAGCAATGTGGTGCGCGAGTACCCCGTGCCGCCCATCGTCTCCTCGGTTACGGTCATGCCTAACCAGACGGCGGATGTGACGAGCTATCCCATCGGCGCTAACGCCTACACGCTGATGGCGTCTGTGATCCAGAGCGTAACGCTCTACTACGCGGTGGGCAGCGGCCCATGGACCCCAGTGCCGATGACGCATGTAGCGGGTGATTCCTTCGCGGCGGCCATCCCGCAGCAACCGTTAGGTTCAATCGTCAAGTACTACGTGGAAGCGGTGGACAACCAGGGGCTCTCCTTTGCGTACCCGCGCGACGCCGGATGGGGAGCAATGCCGTACTACACCTTCGGTATCTACAGCCCCAACACCACTATTCTCGACCTTGGGTTTGAAGAAGGTGCGGGTGTGCCGGTGGATGCATCGCCGTACCACAATCCGGTCACCGTGGTTGGGGCGCCGACTTACTCCACCGATGCCGCGGCTGGGAACTACTCGTTGTTCCTCGAGGGTGATTCCAGCTACTTGGAAGTCGACTCACCTTTCCTGTCGAGCACGGAGTTCTGCGTTGATCTGTGGTTCAAGGCGGACACTATCGAGAACTACTGCCGGATCATCAACAGGCCGGCAACCGCCCAGACCTGGTCGGACAATAACTACCAGATCCGCTTTGACGACAACCGGCACGTGCAGGGCATTGTGGACGGGACGATCACGCTGACGACTACGGCGCAGGTGGAGCCCGGCAAGTGGTACCACGTGGTCTTTGAGGTGCAGGATGCGCCGCCCGGCTTCCCTGCTGTGTGCATCGGTTCGCTGCTGCTGGAGGATGCAGCGGGCAATAAGCTTTACGGACGGTTCCTCCCGTCTAACACGCCGGTGCGATTGCGCAACGCTCCTTTGCGCATTGGCAAGGCAGCGGGTGGCACTTACCCGCCCTTCTTCCAGGGTCGGTTGGACAACATCAAGATCTACAACTATCCTGCTGCCCGGCTGTACAATAGGTTCACGGGCGTAGAACCGTCGGTGGCCGAAGTGCCTGCCCGCTACGAGCTGGCGCAAAACTATCCGAACCCCTTCAACCCCACCACGGAGATTCGCTTTGCAGTTCCTTGTCGCTCCAAGGTTACGTTGGCAGTCTACAATCTCCTGGGCGCTAGGGTCAAGACGCTGGTGAACAAGGAGGTTGTGCCGGGCCGTCATGTAGTGACCTGGGATGGCAAGGATGAAATGGGTAGGGACGTGGCCAGCGGCGTCTACATTTATCGTCTGGAAGCAGACGGGTTCACCGCTACCCGCAAGATGTTGCTGGTCCGTTAG
- a CDS encoding FtsX-like permease family protein, with the protein MTTLKLALRNLLGAGLRTWLNVVVLSLSFVVIIWYQGVLQGWNKQARRDTIAWEVGGGQFWHPAYDPYDPFTLEQAHGPLPAPLREGVERGELTPILVAQVSIYPSGRMQSALAKGIDPGQRILKIPSAVLLYEGPEIPAIVGRRMAQSCHLSVGDVFTVRWRDRHGTFDAQEAKIVQIMKTDVGTVDNGQLWIPLEHLRRMLDMPEEATLVVASPTSGVTEGALGWEFKSQEFLLQDIEAMIRAKSGGTAILYFVLMALALLAIFDTQVLSIWRRRKEIGTLIALGMTRGQVVALFTSEGAMHGVLAAVVAAAYGIPLLLYFAVKGLSLPREVSDSMGMAIAERIFPAYSAGLVVGTTVLVLLAVTIVSFLPARKIAKLRPTDALRGRTS; encoded by the coding sequence ATGACGACCTTAAAGCTTGCGCTGCGCAACCTGCTCGGTGCTGGTCTTCGTACCTGGTTGAACGTGGTGGTGCTGTCGCTCTCCTTCGTGGTGATCATCTGGTACCAAGGGGTGTTGCAAGGATGGAACAAGCAGGCGCGCCGCGATACTATCGCGTGGGAGGTCGGAGGGGGGCAGTTCTGGCACCCTGCCTATGACCCTTACGACCCGTTTACCCTTGAGCAAGCACATGGGCCGCTACCGGCGCCGCTGCGTGAAGGCGTGGAACGCGGCGAGCTCACCCCAATCCTCGTTGCCCAAGTGAGCATCTACCCATCCGGGCGGATGCAGAGCGCTCTGGCCAAAGGGATCGACCCCGGACAGCGCATCCTCAAGATTCCCAGTGCTGTTCTTCTCTACGAGGGCCCAGAGATCCCCGCCATTGTGGGTAGGCGCATGGCGCAGAGCTGCCACCTCAGTGTTGGCGACGTGTTCACGGTCCGCTGGCGGGACCGACATGGCACTTTCGACGCGCAGGAAGCGAAGATCGTGCAGATCATGAAGACAGACGTGGGCACCGTCGACAACGGTCAGCTGTGGATTCCACTGGAGCATCTGCGGCGGATGCTGGACATGCCCGAAGAAGCGACTCTCGTGGTAGCTTCCCCAACGAGCGGCGTCACAGAGGGTGCGCTTGGGTGGGAGTTCAAGTCCCAGGAGTTTCTCTTGCAGGACATTGAGGCGATGATTCGTGCCAAGAGCGGAGGCACGGCCATCCTCTACTTTGTCCTTATGGCCCTGGCCTTGTTGGCCATTTTCGACACCCAGGTGTTGTCCATCTGGCGGCGCCGTAAGGAGATCGGCACTCTCATCGCTCTCGGCATGACGCGCGGACAGGTAGTGGCGCTGTTCACGTCAGAGGGCGCGATGCATGGGGTATTAGCAGCCGTGGTGGCAGCAGCCTACGGCATCCCTCTTTTGCTCTACTTTGCCGTGAAGGGCCTCAGCTTGCCCAGAGAAGTGTCCGACAGCATGGGCATGGCCATTGCAGAGCGCATTTTCCCCGCGTACAGTGCAGGCTTGGTGGTGGGCACTACGGTCTTGGTGCTCCTTGCGGTCACCATAGTGAGCTTCTTGCCGGCCCGCAAGATCGCCAAGCTCCGCCCCACCGATGCGTTGCGAGGGCGTACGTCATGA
- a CDS encoding glycosyltransferase family 4 protein — protein sequence MAMKVCILFQSDFPPEVRLERTATTLLEAGHQVTIVCDNRKDRPHEEEYQGAHIRRIRNIPPTSGGVGHLIRLPIFWNPVWIAQFVPLVLAKRFDVLHAINLTMVPLALAVGRMVRIPVVYDMYENYPAALRSWNLQGTFNRIFRNPRAADVLDRVCVRMADFILVVTEEAEERVRQLGVHHDRIAVVHNTPNLKAMREYPLEPEIVARYRRNYTILYTGWLSAERGLETVVDAMPRIRARIPQARLVIAGGGPHEQALRRFVHARAAQDYVEFTGWIDHSLFPSYITAARVCVVPHPADPSINTTSPNKLFEYMALGKPVVVSDARPLARVVRTHRCGEVFASGNPESFADAVLRLRGRESAAGSEGKRAVLETYNWEVTSQVLLSAYRRLERLRPPRH from the coding sequence ATGGCAATGAAGGTGTGCATCCTGTTTCAGAGCGATTTTCCCCCTGAAGTGAGGCTTGAGCGTACGGCAACCACGCTCTTGGAAGCTGGTCACCAGGTCACGATCGTATGCGACAACCGGAAGGATCGGCCCCATGAGGAGGAATACCAGGGGGCCCACATTCGACGGATTCGTAACATACCACCTACCAGCGGCGGCGTAGGGCACCTGATCCGTCTGCCGATTTTCTGGAACCCGGTCTGGATCGCGCAATTCGTACCCCTGGTGCTGGCCAAAAGATTTGATGTGCTCCACGCCATCAACCTCACGATGGTTCCCCTGGCCCTTGCGGTTGGACGCATGGTGCGCATTCCGGTGGTGTACGACATGTACGAGAACTATCCCGCTGCCCTGAGGAGCTGGAACTTGCAGGGAACCTTCAATCGCATTTTTCGAAATCCCCGCGCCGCAGACGTGCTCGATCGCGTGTGCGTACGCATGGCCGACTTTATCCTGGTGGTCACCGAGGAGGCAGAAGAGCGGGTGCGCCAGCTCGGTGTCCACCATGACCGCATTGCTGTGGTGCACAACACGCCTAACCTGAAGGCGATGAGGGAATACCCCTTGGAGCCGGAGATTGTCGCACGCTATCGGCGGAACTACACCATCCTGTACACTGGGTGGTTGAGTGCGGAGCGCGGGTTGGAGACGGTGGTGGACGCCATGCCGCGCATTCGAGCCCGGATTCCTCAGGCGCGGCTGGTGATTGCAGGAGGCGGACCCCACGAGCAAGCGCTGCGCCGTTTTGTGCACGCTCGGGCCGCTCAGGACTATGTGGAATTCACCGGCTGGATTGATCACAGCCTGTTCCCGTCCTACATCACCGCGGCTCGGGTGTGCGTCGTGCCGCACCCGGCCGATCCGAGCATCAATACCACCTCTCCGAACAAGCTCTTCGAGTACATGGCTCTGGGCAAGCCGGTGGTGGTCTCTGATGCACGCCCACTGGCGCGGGTAGTTCGCACCCACCGCTGCGGCGAGGTATTCGCTTCTGGTAACCCAGAAAGCTTTGCGGATGCGGTACTTCGGTTGCGGGGACGGGAGAGCGCCGCCGGAAGCGAGGGCAAGCGTGCCGTGCTCGAGACCTACAACTGGGAGGTGACCTCTCAAGTCCTGCTTTCGGCATATCGTAGGCTTGAACGGCTACGGCCGCCGCGTCACTGA
- a CDS encoding SMP-30/gluconolactonase/LRE family protein gives MRAERRTLPTILTCLLVALALVSCQPGRFSQWELVAQGFDFPEGPAWDGRALYVSNCYGGWIARLGPGEVDTLALLPEPYRTNGLALGPDGALYACEFGSKAVVKFAEGGTLQVVTHGPEGMPFHRPNDLAFDGAGRLYVTDPKTYDREAEDGRIVCVEVTSGRAWVAASGLAFPNGIAFSPRDGKLYVSESARQRVVRFSVGPDGALGEQQVFVQLPGGDPDGLAFDAHGNLYVAHFGAGEVVVVAPDGNVIARLDAPGKRPTNLEFGGKNLRVLFLTEAGTNSVYMCKTRVPGARLPWVSEAVAR, from the coding sequence ATGCGAGCGGAAAGGAGAACGCTTCCAACAATTCTCACCTGCCTGCTGGTAGCGCTTGCTCTGGTGAGCTGTCAGCCTGGGCGTTTTTCCCAGTGGGAGCTCGTGGCCCAAGGTTTTGATTTTCCTGAGGGCCCGGCATGGGATGGGCGGGCCCTGTACGTCTCAAACTGCTATGGCGGCTGGATTGCGCGGCTGGGTCCTGGAGAAGTGGACACTCTCGCGCTGCTCCCCGAGCCCTATCGTACCAACGGGCTTGCCCTTGGTCCGGATGGTGCACTCTACGCTTGCGAATTTGGCAGCAAGGCTGTGGTCAAGTTCGCAGAGGGGGGTACGTTGCAGGTGGTGACGCACGGCCCGGAGGGGATGCCTTTTCACCGGCCCAATGACCTCGCCTTTGATGGCGCCGGACGCCTGTACGTGACGGACCCCAAGACCTACGACCGCGAAGCGGAGGATGGCCGGATTGTTTGCGTCGAGGTTACCTCCGGTAGGGCTTGGGTGGCGGCTTCAGGATTGGCGTTTCCCAACGGCATCGCGTTCTCGCCAAGAGATGGCAAGCTCTACGTGAGCGAATCAGCGCGCCAGCGGGTTGTCCGCTTTTCTGTGGGGCCGGATGGCGCTCTTGGCGAGCAACAGGTGTTTGTCCAGTTGCCCGGTGGCGACCCTGACGGCCTCGCTTTCGATGCCCACGGCAACCTGTACGTGGCGCACTTCGGCGCAGGGGAGGTGGTTGTTGTGGCACCCGACGGGAATGTTATCGCCCGCCTTGATGCTCCTGGCAAGAGACCCACAAATCTCGAATTCGGCGGAAAGAATCTACGCGTGCTCTTTCTGACGGAAGCCGGGACTAACTCCGTCTACATGTGCAAGACTCGCGTGCCTGGCGCACGCTTGCCGTGGGTGAGCGAAGCAGTGGCGAGGTGA